A stretch of DNA from Pogoniulus pusillus isolate bPogPus1 chromosome 8, bPogPus1.pri, whole genome shotgun sequence:
AGCCATGGGGAGGGTGGGATGGGACCAGGGCTGGGGCACGCCAagactgcccacagctgccccaagctgtgtgtgcacagggcTGTTGTGGCAGACGTTGGCACTGCAGGGACTCCCAGCCCGGGTGGGCACCTGCTGTGGCTCAGAGCCTGCAGGCTCCCATAGATGTGgccagggatggtgccaggcaCCAGGACAGCAAGGGGAGATGGGGACAAGCATGCTGCCTGCATGGGCAGCAAGATCTCATGGCACAAGACACAAGCACTTAGAGCGTATGTGTGCATATGTGTCCCTCACAGACACAGTATGGGCATACGTGTGGCACACATAGGCATACACCTATACATGGTACGCTAGGACTATGCAGGTGGCGAGCTGGTATTCTTCACCCCACCCCCCATGCACCCCTCCACCCTGCAGCCGCATTTGGGGGACTGTGGGTACCAGCCTGGGTAGCACAGTTGTAAACTGTGGGcacagcccagtgctgctgcctgcctgtggcagagcaggaagCTGGAGGGCACTTAAACCTGGCCAGGGGGTGGCAGGGCAAGGCACGGGTCACGCTCTCCCTGAAAACTTCAGCATGGGCACAGGGGGACCTCCCATGGTGCTAAGGGGGAGCAGGATGTACTGACATCTACCCTAGTGAGGTACCAGCAGAGATGCAGGGGGCTGCACCAGCTCACTCTCTCTTGAGCCATCTGGGGACACTGGGTTCCCAACCAGTATTAGTGGAGCAGGATGCACTGGCAAAGGCCGGGCAGTTTTTTAGTCTGTCTTCCAGCTCCAGCAAAAGGGCTTGGAGCTCTTGATTTGGGGTGGAATGGGTGAAACTCTtcccacctcactgctctcccagCCAGCGTCCTGCATTCCCCATGCTACAGCCCCAAGGCTGGCACAAGGACAAtggcacagcttggcacagtggtgggagggaatgggcagtgggtgctgagccctggcaggATGTTCCAGCTCCCCCGTCCCGAGCCCCCCGCCGTGCTGCGGCGAGGGGCACAGGTTCCCGCATGGTGCCCGTGCCCTGCCCCATGTGTCACGCCACTACTCTTCACCTCTAATTGTTAGCAATAACGCGCGCGTCCCTGGGCAGCGCTACCTGTGCCAGTGAATCTCCCGGTGTAGAGTTCTAAAGTATCCTAGATTTTAATGAAATTTATATTCCTGAggccatgtcctgcttgtgtccTTCTTTGAGAACCCTGAGGGTAGGGGGAGTTGGAGAATGGGGAACTGCTGTATCCCATGGGTGCAGCCCTTTCCCCCTTCAATGGTCTGAACTGGCATtggacagccaggctgggtgcttAGGAATGCGCCACTTGGACCTACAAAACCACCTGGAGCTAAGGCAGAAGATGGGGAGACAGAGGCTTGTCCTTGTCCCCAGGGGAGCGCATTGTCCCcaaggcagggtgggcagcaagtgTCCATGGCACAGCGAGGCCGGTCGGCTCTGCCCGGAGCATGCCCTGGACATGTCATCCTAGCTGGCTGCTGGAACTGCCCCAGCTGGTAGCGATTCCCCCAGCGCCTGGCCCCGCAGACCCACAACCTTTGAAACTTTTATTAAATACAAAAACCTCGGTCTCTGCGACCGAACGCTGCATTCAACGTATGCTGAAAAAAAGGGTCAGACATTCAAATGTACAAAAGTCACCGGGGCCCCTGCTCTGGcgtgctgccctgctcccagccctacTGCTCCCAGGCTCCCCTGGGGATGTTGAGGGGTGCCTGGGCTCCCAGTCCCGTGGAGGGACATGGGATGCCCactctgcacagcctcagcctcaCCTGCTTGCAGTGCCCCCGCCCCAGTCCTGCAGGGGAGAAGTCAGAGAAGGGGGAAACCCCAGTGACCCCCAAACTGCCTGTGGAGCACTCACTACTGGAAGGAGCCATGggacagccctgccctgcatcAGCCCCCACCAAAAGCCccattctccttccctccctctttcaaAGTGGGGAGGGCAGATGCACGCATGGGCTGTACACACTCATCTGCCTTTGGGGAGGGGATACAGGATACagcagccacttccagccctggggaaacttgaggcacagAGAGGGGCATTTACTAACCAGAGGTCTCTGTTTGGCAGAGCTGAGACGGACCAGCTCTGAGCACCAGACTAAAGCAGAGGAAGACAGCGAGCCACATCTGCGTGCctagcagcatgggcagcaccTGGCTAGGGCAGCAACCTCGCTCTGATCCTCCCTGCTTAGGGGGGGCCTAGGCTGCTCCCACCCCTGGCCAGGACAGCAGCCACTCCAACGCTGGTGAAGGGTGAAGCCTGCACCCTGCTTCTTGCAGCGCTAGTCGGGGACCCccccccttcccagctctcccagagCAGTGGGATCTCACCCTCCCTGTCTGGAGTGCAGATAGGAGCTAGCATGAGCAGAAGGCTCTTTGCCAGGGCTGAAGATGCCCCTccctctgtgccaagagctgCACGTGGGGCGACCAGGCTCATCTGCCAACACACCAATATGGGGCGGGATTCCTGCAAACACACTGGTGGGAACATGGGGGACAGAGAAATCCTGGGGACcgaggggctgggaggcagctgTCTCCAAAAGGCAGCAGAGTAGGCAGAAAACATCCCCATCCAGTCCTGGCTCTTGAGGAGCTGGGGCAAAACCTGTTGTGCCCAGCTAGCCTGGACACAGCTGGgtctcagtagctctgctggcagggtgaCCGCTAGCCCCGGGCGAGGCGCGGGGGTGGCCTGCCGATCTCCACGGTGATGTTGGTGTACATGGGCTGGCGAGAGACCTCCACCAGCCGGTACTGCAGTGAACTGATCCCATCCCGCTTCATCGTCATTTTGGTGTTCTGGATCTTGGTGAATCTGGTGGAAAGGGAAGTGGAATGAGGCAGAGTGGTGGGAGAGGTGTGGAAGGGTGCTTGCCATGGTGCTATCAGTGCCATGGATTTCCAAGGGGgcaagcagagccaggcagccagTGTCCCAGCTGCCCTGCATCCTGTGTCTCACTCACCTCTGCGGGTTGGGTTCATTGTGTTTGTCACGTTCATGCTTGATCATGCGGTACCTCCCAATGCGGATGTCGGGCCTCGACACCTTCATGCCATtcagggagatgctgggggcagagagcagaggaatcAGCATGCAGGCACCAGGGTGGTACATTCCCTGTTCCAGAAACCACCCGGGTCAGCCCGTCCTGGGTTAATATAGCTGTGTCAAGCCAAGATGGATATCACCAAGCCATGGCAGGGCCAGTACCATGACCAAGAATGCCACACTGCCCatagcagagtgtgtccagagcaccACTCCTACCCAGCAACTTTCAGCTCTGCCggccagcagctgtgctttgcCTGTGCTAAGCACACACCACCATCACTCCCTTCCaccctccctctgcagcccctgccctttACATTCTCCAAATGCCGGCACCAGGCCCTTCCCTTGAGGCCCTCCTCAAACATCAAGGGTTGCCTGAAGCTCTCCCAGACCTCCAAATGCTGCTCGTTCTGCACCCTAAGCCCACCTTGGATGGAAATCACAAACGTGACACTTGCCCACAGCACCTACAAGGGGTGTTTTGGTGGCCCAGCCATTTCAGGCTGTTTATGCACCACAGGCCACAAGCTACTCCCATGGGCACCACCAGGGAGAAACCCATaggagatgaggcagcagctgtccagttctggcaccCAGCATTGGGGGCGTGCAGGGGGAATCAGTTCTGGCACCTGACACAGGGTGTGTGCATTTGGCTTCAGCACCCAACACAGAGTGCATGCAAGAGGATTCATCTCTGACACTCAATGCAGGGGGCACGCAGGGGCATTTGGCTCTGGCACCCAACACCGGGTGCATTCAGAGGAATCAGCTCCAGCTTAGCACACGGTTGTGCTGCGGCCTGCCGGCTGCAGGCAGAAATGCCTGTCTGGCTGCTGTGCAGTCACCACTGAGACACTTCCAAGTTTTGTATCCCAGCTCTGGACGCTTCCAAGTTTAgcatcccagccccagcctggagaagagcccgCAGGCacactgccctgctggcacagctcataCCATGGTGGGAGGGGGACTGGTCCCATTACACTGGCAGGGTTCATCCACAACGAAGGCACGTGGGTGCTCCTCATCCTCCAAACACCCTGGGAGGGACCAGCTTGGTTTGCAAGGGTCATCAACCCTCAAGCTGGAGAGCAATTCAATCCCTCCCCACCACGTGGCATGATCTGTGCATGTCCCCCACAAAATGGGGCACCTTGGCACTGGGTAGGGATGCCAGGTCAGTGCTCAGCGGGGAACCTCCCAGCACACCTAAACCATCTGGCACTGGCAAAGGGCTGGCACCTACCGGTTAAAGATGTCATcgtcctctcctccccagccccagtaTTCATTGGGAAAGCCATTGATCTTCAGGAACTGAGATTTGCTCAGCCCAGAGACGCCACCAAAGTAGCCAGCATAGGGCAGCCTGTAGGTTGATAGCAAACAGATCAGGCTCAGCCCTACAAGGACCTCTAAATTCAACCACCAGCTGGCTACATCATCCCCTACCCAGGGCTCTTTACCTTCTCCCATCCCATGTCCACAATATGACATAGTGACCCTGCACAGGCCCCAGATGACAACTGATGTTGGTGGCACTAGTGTcatcccagccctgtccaagtgTAAACACCTCAGCCCTCCAAGGAACCCACCTGAACCCAAACTTGTCCATGCCAACAGCAAAGTGCCGCGGCTGCTCATAGCAGCGATAAAGGTTGCGGTCATCCATAGGAATGAGGTCCACATCACTGAAGATGAAGCAGTCATACTCCTCGTCGTCCTTGAGCGCCTCCAGGAACCCCACATTGAGCAGCTTGGCCCGGTTGAAGGTGTCCTCGCCAaactgcagggcagagctcagtgatGCTTGCCTGCCCAACCTGGTCTTGTCACCCCCTTGCCCCTGACCCTCTCACCTGGTTGATGATGTAGATGCCATAAGCCACCTTCTGACGGCGCAGGATGGGGTGCAGGTAGTGCAGCCAGTACTTGAGGTGGTGCTCGCGGTGCCGGAAAGGGATGAGGATGGCCACCTTCTGCCGGGGCAGGCAGTCTGGAGGCGTGTACTTGCCACCCTGGCGCACGTCAGGGTTTTCCCGCTGCACCCGCTCCATGCTCATGGGAGAGCTGAACTCGATGAGCAGGCGCCCAACTGCAAGAGGGATGGAAGGGTCATACCCACAGGAGAGGACATGGTCAGAGTCATGgccatctgctgctgccaaccAAGCCAGCAGAGCAAACAGTCAGGGGCACCTGCAAGAGGCATCAGCACTGACGAGGGCAGAGGATGCACTAAATCTTTCTCAAACAGGGGCAGAGAGACTTGGCAAGCCACTAATAAAACCTGAAATCTGCTGTTCCAGACTGGGCTTTCTCCACTACCCCACCTCTGGGACCACCAGGAAGTCATGCCCAGGGCCCAGAAAAAAAGTATGACACCCACCTCAGCCCTATACTGTGAGACAGAGACCAACTCACCCCACACACTCACCCCATATGTCTCACCTAAGCCAGGAGGTGtctcctggcagggctgcaagggCTTCTCAGTGGCAGACAGGTTGGTGCTGGGCTTGGTGCTGGGGGATGGAGCCTCAGCACCAGCCAGCCCATAGCTGGGGACGGTGCTATTGGGGCGGGACGAGTTGGAGTTGGGGTGGGCACGCGAGGCATTCCTGGCATTGAAGCGGCTGAAGAAGTCCAGGTGCTGCGCGTAGACATCAAAGTAGAGGATCATGATGATGACAaagtggagcaggcagagcagcagcacggcCTTGCAAATCCTTTCCAGGGTCACCCCCAAGAGCAGCCTGGTCATCTTCTGGGCACAGGTAGGTGGACATGTGCGCTCAGTGGGGCAGAGGGGCGGCTCCAGCCACGGTCCAAATCCTGCtgagacacctcacactcagGACACTGCCAGCCTGAGTTCTTAACACCAGCAAAACCAAgactgggagagagggagcagcaTAAGGTCTGGTGCAGAGGTGATGGGCCCACAGGTCAATTTGCCAGTTAGCAACTGGGAAATGCTGCGCTCAGACACATGCTCTGAGGACACAACCATGAAGACATAAGACgttcacagccccacacagcaaATCTCTTTCCTGCATTCTATGGCCAAGATCAGGCCAGAccctctccccatccccactgcctcccagtaaGGGATAAGCATATCCCCATGGGTGCCACAAAGAGCCTCTATGAAGGCTAGGAGCCCTTAGAAGAGGCATGGAGAAAGCACACTCTCCAAAAATGTGGCCAGCTTGCACTGTGGGGATGCCCATTAGCCATCCCTTTCCAAAGGCACCCCATTTCTCTGCTGCCCATCCCACTGCCCCTGCAGTTCTGCaccccagcagtggcagcaaagcagagacAGAAGTGCCATaccagcagagcccttctaaGGGCACATAGTGGGGcgagcagctgcacagcagatgTTGAGCTGAGCAGGATGTCCTGGCCACGGGGGATGTGgtccctgccatgtgcaggagAGTCCAGCATACAGCCACCGGTGTAGatcttctctcctcctgctgccaatGGCAAGGTGCCCTGGGACACTGGGAGCTTCTGGGAGCCAGGGTCTCTATATCTCCCACATGACACATGGAGCTGGGCCAGAGTCCTGtcagaaagcagctgggagagtcACTGGAGAGCCCCAGCTGAGCCAAACTGGCTGGCCCTTCCTAGTTCCACCACTGCCAGGACTCGGGCTACTGCAAGGCCATGCACCCCAGTTCCTGCCTTGGCCCCTGTCTCAGTCCCTGTTCTGAGGGAAGCTGCTAGGGCAGAGCAAGACAACTGTGAAGGACAGGCCTGAGGGCTTGCAAGACCCTGGGAACCCTAGGCCAGTCCAGTGCTGCTGCAAGGACCCTAGAGGGGACCTGTCAGGTTGGGAACTGCAGTAGGAGTCCCTGGCAAGAGTGCAGCTAGGACCCAAGAGCACTGGCAACCGGCCCAGAATCTGGAGAcacccaccagcagctgccagccccggcCAGTGGGGtcccccagggagctgcagggcaagACTGATGGCAGCACAGGTGCTGGGAGTGGGGATCAGAGCTGAGGTTAGAAGTATGGTTTCTGCCCAACCCTGCTCTGACTGCCCCCTTCCAGCCACAGGGCAGATTCCAGcatgcagcagggtgctggctgAAGCCCATTCAGGTAGGGACATGCTGGAAAAGGCTCTAAGCCTGACGCCCCAACTGTGTGCAccctccttctctctgcaggACGTACCGTGGGATCCCCGTGGGCAGGAGTCTCCTGGCAGAGGCCAGCACCCCTATCCCTCACTGCACTGCTTTCTGGGAACCCGCCCTGTGGAGAAGAGCCAGCGTTGCCATTATCTGCCAgaccttctcctggccacagtgccctgtcacccagcacagcccatgACGTAAGGACCTGCCTACCCCCAGCGCCTGCCAGGAATCCTCCTCACAAACCCTCGCAGCAGGCCCCGGCACATGGGGCGGCGGCGGTGTCCCAGCGGCCAGGCGGGGAGGTGCCAGGGACAAATGACAGCGAAGTGTTACGGACCCCTCAGCAGGGCGGTCCGCAAGGTGGGTGAAGTGCAGTGCTCGCCGGGAACAAAAGCCAAGGCACCGAATGCCACAAACACGAGTGGGCTTAAAACCGCCCGCTAGGCTGGGGGGCTATTAATTATGATGTAACCTCCTCTCCACCACAGCACCTTCACAGGGTGTGAGAGGCTGAAAGCAACCTGGAGTTGGGGAACCGGCATCCAGGGACTCACCCTAGCGTGGTGGATGCCATGGGGCCGGTACTGCCCGCTCCTATGGAGGCACATAGGGAGTCGGTAGCCGCAGGGCCATTGGCTTCCCCTATGCCCCTCTCCTCCAGGCCACTGGCAGGCGAGGGGACATATTCAACACAAGCCCCCCTGATCGTTCCCA
This window harbors:
- the B4GALT2 gene encoding beta-1,4-galactosyltransferase 2 → MTRLLLGVTLERICKAVLLLCLLHFVIIMILYFDVYAQHLDFFSRFNARNASRAHPNSNSSRPNSTVPSYGLAGAEAPSPSTKPSTNLSATEKPLQPCQETPPGLVGRLLIEFSSPMSMERVQRENPDVRQGGKYTPPDCLPRQKVAILIPFRHREHHLKYWLHYLHPILRRQKVAYGIYIINQFGEDTFNRAKLLNVGFLEALKDDEEYDCFIFSDVDLIPMDDRNLYRCYEQPRHFAVGMDKFGFRLPYAGYFGGVSGLSKSQFLKINGFPNEYWGWGGEDDDIFNRISLNGMKVSRPDIRIGRYRMIKHERDKHNEPNPQRFTKIQNTKMTMKRDGISSLQYRLVEVSRQPMYTNITVEIGRPPPRLARG